A genome region from Vulpes lagopus strain Blue_001 chromosome 7, ASM1834538v1, whole genome shotgun sequence includes the following:
- the PRKCSH gene encoding glucosidase 2 subunit beta isoform X1: MLLLLLLLPQCWAVEVKRPRGVSLTNHHFYDESKPFTCLDGSATILFDQVNDDYCDCKDGSDEPGTAACPNGSFHCSNTGYKPLYISSRWVNDGVCDCCDGTDEYNSGIVCENTCKEKGRKERETLQQMAEVTREGFRLKKILIEDWKKAREEKQEKLTELQAGKKSLEDQVEMLRMVKEEAEKPEKEAKDQHQKRWEEQQAASKAQREQELAANAFQELDDDKDGAVSVTELQTHPELDTDGDGVLSEGEAQALLGGDVHADATAFSDRLWAAIRDKYRSEVLPTSPPPAPSEPDLTEPKEEKPPVPSPPVEEEEEEEEEEEPEEEEEEEEEEEDSQVPREQPKEAPPPLVPPQPAASPTEEDKMPPYDEQTQAFIDAAQEARNKFEEAERSLRDMEESIRNLEQEISFDFGPNGEFAYLYSQCYELTTNEYIYRLCPFKLVSQKPKLGGSPTSLGTWGSWAGPEHDKFSAMKYEQGTGCWQGPNRSTTVRLLCGKETVVTSTTEPSRCEYLMELMTPAACPEPPPELPTDGDHDEL, from the exons ATGTTactgttgctgttgctgctgcccCAGTGCTGGGCCGTGGAGGTCAAGAGGCCCCGGGGCGTCTCCCTCACCA ACCATCACTTCTATGACGAGTCCAAGCCTTTCacttgcctggatggctctgccaCCATCCTTTTCGATCAGGTCAATGATGACTACTGTGACTGCAAGGATGGCTCAGATGAGCCAG GTACAGCCGCCTGTCCTAATGGCAGTTTCCACTGCAGCAACACTGGCTACAAGCCCCTGTACATCTCCTCCAGATGGGTCAACGATGGAGTTTGTG ACTGCTGTGACGGCACCGATGAGTACAACAGCGGGATCGTCTGTGAGAACACCTGCAA AGAGAAGGGccggaaggagagagagacactgcAACAGATGGCAGAGGTCACGCGAGAGGGGTTCCGCCTAAAGAAGATCCTCATTGAGGACTGGAAGAAGGCTcgggaggagaagcag GAAAAGCTCACTGAGCTACAAGCCGGGAAGAAGTCCCTGGAGGACCAGGTGGAGATGCTGCGAATGGTGAAGGAGGAGGCCGAGAAGCCCGAGAAGGAGGCCAAAGACCAGCACCAGAAGCGGTGGGAAG AGCAGCAGGCTGCCTCCAAGGCCCAGCGGGAACAGGAGCTGGCAGCCAATGCTTTCCAGGAGCTGGACGACGATAAGGATGGGGC GGTCTCGGTCACCGAGCTGCAGACCCATCCGGAGCTGGACACCGATGGTGATGGGGTTCTCTCTGAAGGGGAAGCTCAG GCCCTCCTTGGGGGAGACGTGCACGCCGACGCCACTGCCTTCTCTGACCGCCTCTGGGCTGCCATCAGGGACAAATACCGGTCTGAG GTGCTACCCACCAGCCCCCCGCCTGCACCATCGGAGCCTGACCTGACGGAGCCCAAGGAGGAGAAGCCTCCAGTGCCCTCACCACcagtggaagaggaggaagaggaggaggaagaagaggagccggaggaggaagaggaggaggaagaggaggaagaagattcCCAGGTGCCAAGGGAGCAGCCCAAG gaggcccCACCCCCACTGGTGCCCCCGCAGCCTGCGGCCAGCCCCACTGAAGAGGACAAAATGCCTCCGTATGATGAGCAGACGCAGGCCTTCATTGATG CCGCCCAGGAGGCCCGCAACAAGTTTGAGGAGGCTGAGCGGTCCTTGAGGGACATGGAAGAGTCCATCAG GAACCTGGAGCAGGAGATTTCCTTTGACTTTGGCCCCAACGGAGAGTTTGCCTACCTGTACAGCCAGTGCTACGAGCTCACCACCAATGA GTACATCTACCGGCTTTGCCCCTTCAAGCTCGTCTCTCAGAAGCCCAAACTTGGCGGCTCCCCCACCAGCCTCGG CACCTGGGGCTCATGGGCTGGCCCCGAGCACGACAAGTTCAGCGCCATGAAGTACGAGCAGGGCACGGGCTGCTGGCAGGGCCCCAACCGTTCCACCACC GTGCGCCTGCTGTGTGGAAAGGAGACAGTGGTGACCAGCACCACGGAGCCCAGTCGCTGCGAGTACCTCATGGAGCTGATGACGCCAGCCGCCTGCCCAGAGCCACCACCTGAACTGCCCACTGATGGTGACCACGATGAGCTCTAG
- the PRKCSH gene encoding glucosidase 2 subunit beta isoform X2, translating to MLLLLLLLPQCWAVEVKRPRGVSLTNHHFYDESKPFTCLDGSATILFDQVNDDYCDCKDGSDEPGTAACPNGSFHCSNTGYKPLYISSRWVNDGVCDCCDGTDEYNSGIVCENTCKEKGRKERETLQQMAEVTREGFRLKKILIEDWKKAREEKQEKLTELQAGKKSLEDQVEMLRMVKEEAEKPEKEAKDQHQKRWEEQQAASKAQREQELAANAFQELDDDKDGAVSVTELQTHPELDTDGDGVLSEGEAQALLGGDVHADATAFSDRLWAAIRDKYRSEVLPTSPPPAPSEPDLTEPKEEKPPVPSPPVEEEEEEEEEEEPEEEEEEEEEEEDSQEAPPPLVPPQPAASPTEEDKMPPYDEQTQAFIDAAQEARNKFEEAERSLRDMEESIRNLEQEISFDFGPNGEFAYLYSQCYELTTNEYIYRLCPFKLVSQKPKLGGSPTSLGTWGSWAGPEHDKFSAMKYEQGTGCWQGPNRSTTVRLLCGKETVVTSTTEPSRCEYLMELMTPAACPEPPPELPTDGDHDEL from the exons ATGTTactgttgctgttgctgctgcccCAGTGCTGGGCCGTGGAGGTCAAGAGGCCCCGGGGCGTCTCCCTCACCA ACCATCACTTCTATGACGAGTCCAAGCCTTTCacttgcctggatggctctgccaCCATCCTTTTCGATCAGGTCAATGATGACTACTGTGACTGCAAGGATGGCTCAGATGAGCCAG GTACAGCCGCCTGTCCTAATGGCAGTTTCCACTGCAGCAACACTGGCTACAAGCCCCTGTACATCTCCTCCAGATGGGTCAACGATGGAGTTTGTG ACTGCTGTGACGGCACCGATGAGTACAACAGCGGGATCGTCTGTGAGAACACCTGCAA AGAGAAGGGccggaaggagagagagacactgcAACAGATGGCAGAGGTCACGCGAGAGGGGTTCCGCCTAAAGAAGATCCTCATTGAGGACTGGAAGAAGGCTcgggaggagaagcag GAAAAGCTCACTGAGCTACAAGCCGGGAAGAAGTCCCTGGAGGACCAGGTGGAGATGCTGCGAATGGTGAAGGAGGAGGCCGAGAAGCCCGAGAAGGAGGCCAAAGACCAGCACCAGAAGCGGTGGGAAG AGCAGCAGGCTGCCTCCAAGGCCCAGCGGGAACAGGAGCTGGCAGCCAATGCTTTCCAGGAGCTGGACGACGATAAGGATGGGGC GGTCTCGGTCACCGAGCTGCAGACCCATCCGGAGCTGGACACCGATGGTGATGGGGTTCTCTCTGAAGGGGAAGCTCAG GCCCTCCTTGGGGGAGACGTGCACGCCGACGCCACTGCCTTCTCTGACCGCCTCTGGGCTGCCATCAGGGACAAATACCGGTCTGAG GTGCTACCCACCAGCCCCCCGCCTGCACCATCGGAGCCTGACCTGACGGAGCCCAAGGAGGAGAAGCCTCCAGTGCCCTCACCACcagtggaagaggaggaagaggaggaggaagaagaggagccggaggaggaagaggaggaggaagaggaggaagaagattcCCAG gaggcccCACCCCCACTGGTGCCCCCGCAGCCTGCGGCCAGCCCCACTGAAGAGGACAAAATGCCTCCGTATGATGAGCAGACGCAGGCCTTCATTGATG CCGCCCAGGAGGCCCGCAACAAGTTTGAGGAGGCTGAGCGGTCCTTGAGGGACATGGAAGAGTCCATCAG GAACCTGGAGCAGGAGATTTCCTTTGACTTTGGCCCCAACGGAGAGTTTGCCTACCTGTACAGCCAGTGCTACGAGCTCACCACCAATGA GTACATCTACCGGCTTTGCCCCTTCAAGCTCGTCTCTCAGAAGCCCAAACTTGGCGGCTCCCCCACCAGCCTCGG CACCTGGGGCTCATGGGCTGGCCCCGAGCACGACAAGTTCAGCGCCATGAAGTACGAGCAGGGCACGGGCTGCTGGCAGGGCCCCAACCGTTCCACCACC GTGCGCCTGCTGTGTGGAAAGGAGACAGTGGTGACCAGCACCACGGAGCCCAGTCGCTGCGAGTACCTCATGGAGCTGATGACGCCAGCCGCCTGCCCAGAGCCACCACCTGAACTGCCCACTGATGGTGACCACGATGAGCTCTAG